A region of Flocculibacter collagenilyticus DNA encodes the following proteins:
- the flgK gene encoding flagellar hook-associated protein FlgK, whose translation MSLLDIGVSGLRVAQHGLSTTGHNITNVNTEGYNRQRTEQESTIGLPFAGTLLGNGARLKSITRAYNEFNYREVLYNESQYNYHETMRSNAARIDDLLADSDTGITKNIEEMFDAVNGITEEPTIISARNVGISTAESLAKRFNNLQTEMEQQHLGNINEEIETTVETINEITTRIAELNNEITVANSIGGEGFPPNDLLDKRDLLIKELSEKISVNIIDLPDGSMNMTIGTGITLIAGNISVPLSVVRNEFDASKLEIGVSATPGAKTKSIITQELKGGSLTGLFDIRDEVLLPAIREVGKIAIAYADAFNRQQSMGRDFNGDIGQNMFKDVNDPQVVLDRVFNSNQNSVQTNVEVYIRDASSLTGENYTMKYDAGNITIKDSEGNTVSGTPVAFPGAGTRLSIPEIGIDIEFQTNLASPANDGDEFLIRPTYNGARDIESVITDPKKIAAADNYLETNATLNPDNLSLDLYEISNELNPAFPGPVNGPPSALPDQSIRINIDAGANTYDITDPLGASLIGGPIAIPADKILEGPGLRFRIDGDITANASFTVRRADNDANDDANTKPFGPGDNTNALAMLNLQNTKTLDGQSNTFSESYAELVTFVGVETQTRKISTDSFETLLESATERNAAISGVNLDEEAANLIKFQQAYSASSRIISTGRDIFETLLQAVR comes from the coding sequence ATGAGTTTACTAGATATTGGCGTTTCTGGATTAAGAGTTGCTCAGCATGGATTAAGTACCACGGGTCACAATATCACAAATGTGAACACCGAAGGGTATAACAGGCAGCGCACCGAGCAAGAATCTACCATTGGTTTACCATTTGCGGGCACGTTATTAGGTAATGGCGCAAGATTAAAATCAATCACTCGCGCTTATAACGAATTTAACTATCGTGAAGTTCTCTATAACGAGTCTCAATATAACTACCATGAAACGATGCGATCTAATGCCGCAAGGATAGATGATTTATTAGCTGACTCGGATACAGGTATCACCAAAAACATTGAAGAAATGTTTGATGCGGTTAACGGCATTACTGAAGAACCGACTATTATTTCAGCTCGAAATGTAGGTATTAGTACGGCTGAATCCTTAGCAAAACGCTTTAATAATCTGCAAACGGAAATGGAGCAACAGCATTTAGGAAACATTAATGAAGAAATAGAGACGACAGTTGAAACCATTAATGAAATTACCACCAGAATTGCTGAATTAAATAACGAAATTACCGTGGCTAACAGCATTGGCGGCGAAGGCTTTCCTCCTAATGACTTATTGGATAAACGTGATTTATTAATTAAAGAATTAAGCGAAAAAATATCGGTAAATATTATCGATTTACCTGATGGTTCTATGAATATGACCATAGGCACCGGTATTACGTTAATTGCCGGAAATATTTCTGTGCCGCTGTCTGTTGTTCGCAATGAATTTGATGCATCTAAATTAGAAATTGGTGTTTCTGCAACTCCTGGCGCTAAAACTAAATCAATTATTACCCAAGAACTTAAAGGTGGCTCGTTAACAGGGTTATTTGATATACGTGATGAAGTGCTATTACCTGCCATCCGTGAAGTTGGCAAAATTGCAATCGCTTACGCTGATGCATTCAATCGACAACAGTCTATGGGGCGTGATTTTAACGGCGATATTGGTCAAAACATGTTTAAAGACGTTAATGATCCTCAAGTAGTGTTGGATCGCGTATTTAACTCTAACCAGAATAGTGTTCAAACCAATGTAGAAGTGTATATTCGGGATGCATCATCGCTCACAGGTGAAAACTACACCATGAAGTATGATGCTGGTAATATCACGATCAAAGATAGTGAAGGTAATACGGTTTCAGGCACACCTGTTGCTTTTCCGGGGGCGGGCACCCGACTATCAATTCCTGAAATTGGTATTGATATTGAGTTTCAAACTAATTTAGCGTCACCTGCAAATGACGGTGACGAATTTTTAATTCGTCCAACCTACAATGGCGCGCGTGATATTGAAAGCGTAATTACTGATCCTAAGAAAATAGCGGCGGCTGATAATTACCTTGAAACCAATGCCACGCTAAATCCAGACAATTTAAGTTTAGATTTATATGAAATTTCTAATGAGTTAAACCCTGCATTTCCAGGGCCTGTGAATGGTCCTCCATCTGCATTACCTGATCAATCAATACGTATAAATATAGATGCAGGTGCGAATACGTATGACATTACCGACCCTTTAGGCGCGTCTTTAATTGGTGGGCCTATCGCGATACCTGCTGACAAGATTCTTGAAGGGCCGGGATTACGCTTCAGAATTGATGGCGATATAACTGCAAATGCCAGTTTCACCGTGCGTCGTGCAGATAACGATGCCAATGATGACGCAAATACTAAACCGTTTGGTCCTGGTGATAATACCAATGCATTAGCCATGCTAAATCTGCAAAACACGAAAACGTTAGATGGTCAAAGTAATACGTTTTCTGAAAGCTACGCAGAACTAGTCACGTTCGTTGGTGTAGAAACCCAAACCCGCAAAATATCTACAGATTCATTCGAAACGTTACTTGAAAGTGCTACCGAACGAAATGCTGCTATTTCAGGAGTAAATCTTGATGAAGAGGCGGCTAACTTAATTAAATTTCAACAAGCGTATTCAGCCTCATCTCGCATTATTTCTACTGGTCGAGATATTTTTGAAACCTTATTACAGGCTGTTAGGTAG
- the flgJ gene encoding flagellar assembly peptidoglycan hydrolase FlgJ — protein sequence MNKLSSSQNYHDLSGLDELRKAALSGDDDREALKQAAKQFESIFTQMMFKSMRKANAAFEDSNNPFNASSVKYFRDMHDQQLALEISQSGSLGLADIIVQQLSPEKGKYMPGNVLRNGDFLPRTSTDDATEPKSLQQNASFLITDSKSENQFERNSEKLNANNASNDVVRKPTETTGSVFETTAEFVEGLWDSAKKAADKIGLNPAVMLAQAALETGWGRHVINKLNGESSFNFFNIKANNSWQGDKAHKTTLEFEQGLPVKKFAAFRAYDSIEQSFDDFVNLISSKSRYQKALNNTQDEVTYLTELQSAGYATDPNYASKIIGILKSDTFSKMLNGVVGESASNTIQGAKK from the coding sequence ATGAATAAACTTTCTAGCAGTCAAAATTATCATGACCTAAGTGGCTTAGATGAATTAAGAAAAGCGGCGCTTAGTGGTGATGATGATCGTGAGGCACTAAAGCAAGCGGCAAAACAATTTGAGTCGATTTTTACTCAAATGATGTTTAAAAGCATGCGCAAAGCCAATGCTGCGTTTGAAGACAGTAACAACCCGTTTAATGCAAGTAGCGTAAAATATTTTAGAGATATGCATGACCAGCAGTTAGCGCTGGAAATTTCTCAATCTGGTTCGTTAGGTTTAGCAGATATTATTGTGCAACAGCTTTCCCCAGAAAAAGGTAAATATATGCCGGGGAATGTACTTCGAAACGGCGATTTTTTGCCAAGAACTTCGACTGATGATGCAACCGAGCCTAAATCACTTCAACAAAATGCTAGTTTTTTAATTACTGACAGTAAGTCTGAAAATCAATTTGAGCGTAACTCGGAAAAGCTAAATGCAAACAACGCCAGTAATGATGTGGTGAGAAAACCGACTGAAACGACTGGCTCAGTATTCGAAACAACCGCCGAGTTTGTTGAAGGACTATGGGATAGTGCTAAAAAAGCGGCTGATAAAATAGGCTTAAATCCTGCTGTTATGCTTGCTCAAGCCGCGCTAGAAACAGGTTGGGGACGGCACGTAATCAATAAGTTAAATGGCGAAAGTTCTTTTAACTTTTTCAATATAAAAGCCAATAATAGTTGGCAAGGCGATAAAGCGCATAAAACCACATTAGAGTTTGAACAGGGCTTACCTGTTAAAAAATTTGCTGCATTTAGAGCGTACGACTCTATTGAGCAAAGTTTTGACGACTTTGTAAATCTAATTTCTTCTAAGAGTCGTTACCAAAAAGCACTCAACAACACCCAAGATGAAGTCACTTATCTAACCGAACTGCAAAGTGCAGGATACGCCACCGATCCCAATTATGCGTCAAAAATTATTGGCATCTTAAAAAGTGATACCTTCAGCAAAATGCTCAATGGCGTGGTTGGTGAATCGGCCTCTAACACAATACAGGGAGCTAAGAAATGA